One genomic region from Mycobacterium basiliense encodes:
- the pks13 gene encoding polyketide synthase Pks13 (Pks13 is a key enzyme in mycolic acid biosynthesis.): MSDLDAPQSNEDPRTDQPGTPPANKSDMTVPEMRQWLRNWVGNAVGKSPDSIDESVPMVELGLSSRDAVAMAADIEDMTGVTLSVAVAFQHPTIESLATRIIEGEPEIDTAGVDDMDWSRTGPAERVDIAIVGLSTRFPGDMETPDQTWQALLEGRDAITDLPEGRWSEFLEEPRLAARVASARTRGGYLKDIKGFDSEFFAVAKTEADNIDPQQRMALELTWEALEHARIPASSLRGQSVGVYVGSSTNDYSFLAVSDPTVAHPYAITGTSSSIIANRVSYFYDFRGPSVTVDTACSSSLVAMHQGVQALRNGEADVVLAGGVNALITPMVTLGFDEIGAVLAPDGRIKSFSSDADGYTRSEGGGMLVLKRVDDARRDGDQILAVIAGSAVNHDGRSNGLIAPNQDAQADVLRRAYKDAGIDPRNVDYVEAHGTGTILGDPIEAEALGRVVGRGRPADRPALLGAVKTNVGHLESAAGAASMAKVVLALQHNKLPPSINFAGPSPYIDFDAMRLKVVDTATDWPRYGGYALAGVSSFGFGGANAHLVVREVLPRDVVEKEAREPQSQPAAAADADAAETVALESHALRFDEYGEIITDAPGIEEAEPELPGVTDEALRLKEAALQELAAQEAEEGVKPALIPLAVSAFLTSRKKAAAAELADWMETPEGQAASLESIGRSLSRRNHGRSRAVVLAHDHEEAIKGLRAVAEGKQRPNVFSVDGPVTNGPVWVLAGFGAQHRKMGKSLYLRNPVFAEWIERVDALVQDELGYSVLELILDDSQDYGIETTQVTIFAIQIALGELLKHHGAKPAAVVGQSLGEAACAYFAGGLSLRDATRTICSRSHLMGEGEAMLFGEYIRLMALVEYSADEIKTVFSDFPDLEVCVYAAPSQTVIGGPPEQVDAIIARAESEGKFARKFQTKGASHTQQMDPLLGELSAELQGIKPMSPTAGIYSTVHEGTYIKPGSEPIHDVDYWKKGLRHSVYFTHGIRNAVDSGHTTFLELAPNPVALMQVGLTTAAAGLHDAQLIPTLARKQDEVESITSTLAQLYVHGHDLDIWTLFSRASGPDDYANVPPTRFKRKEHWLPAHFSGDASVIMPGNHVALPDGRHVWEYSPRDGNTDLAALVRAAAVQVLSDAQLTAAEQRAVPGDGARLVTTMTRHPGGAAVQVHARIDESFTLVYDALVARAGQDSVLPAAVGAGMAVVAPAEGTGAPEAPAEAPDAETLSDSLTNRYLPSDVGRWSPDSGETIADRLGLIVGSAMGYEPEDLPWEVPLIELGLDSLMAVRIKNRVEYDFDLPPIQLTAVRDANLYNVEKLIEYAVEHRDEVEQLHEHQKTQTAEEIARAQAELMHGTAGSHTPAAPEEPAPTPPPSSPASDAPIPPPPTDPSGPAGNGQPNLAGVAEALSQETVAKALNSDVPPRDAAERVTFATWAIVTGKSPGGIFNPLPKLDADQAAKMAQRLSERAEGPISAEDVLTSQNIEALAEKVRGYLEAGTIDGFVRTLRARPEGSTKPPVFVFHPAGGSTVVYEPLLNRLPADTPMYGFERVEGSIEERAEAYVPKLIEMQGDGPYILVGWSLGGVLAYACAIGLKRAGKDVRFVGLIDAVRAGEEIPQTKEEIRKRWDRYARFAEKTFNVTVPEIPYEQLEELDDEGQVRFVLDAVSQSGVQIPAGIIEHQRTSYLDNRAIDTAQIQPFDGHVTLYMADRYHDDAIMFEPRYAVRQPDGGWGEYVSDLEVVPIGGEHIQAIDEPIIAKVGEHMSRALDAIQAEPTSEVGK; the protein is encoded by the coding sequence ATGTCTGATTTAGACGCACCCCAATCGAACGAGGACCCGCGAACCGACCAGCCCGGCACCCCGCCCGCCAACAAGAGCGACATGACGGTCCCCGAGATGCGGCAGTGGCTGCGCAACTGGGTGGGCAATGCCGTCGGAAAGTCACCGGACTCGATCGATGAGTCGGTGCCGATGGTGGAGTTGGGCCTGTCGTCGCGCGATGCCGTGGCGATGGCCGCCGACATCGAGGACATGACCGGTGTCACCTTGTCGGTCGCGGTGGCCTTCCAGCATCCAACCATCGAGTCGCTGGCCACTCGGATCATCGAGGGTGAGCCGGAGATCGACACTGCGGGCGTCGACGACATGGACTGGTCGCGCACCGGCCCTGCCGAGCGCGTCGACATCGCAATCGTGGGCCTGTCCACCCGTTTCCCGGGCGACATGGAGACTCCCGACCAGACTTGGCAGGCGCTGCTGGAAGGCCGCGACGCCATCACCGATCTGCCCGAGGGCCGCTGGTCGGAATTCCTCGAAGAGCCACGGCTGGCCGCGCGGGTCGCGAGCGCCCGGACCCGCGGCGGCTACCTGAAGGACATCAAGGGCTTTGACTCCGAGTTCTTCGCGGTCGCCAAGACCGAAGCCGACAACATCGACCCGCAGCAGCGGATGGCGCTGGAACTGACCTGGGAGGCGCTCGAGCACGCCCGTATCCCGGCCTCGAGCCTGCGGGGTCAGTCGGTCGGTGTGTACGTCGGCAGCTCCACCAACGACTACAGTTTCCTGGCCGTTTCCGATCCGACGGTCGCGCACCCGTACGCCATCACCGGTACCAGCAGCTCGATCATCGCCAACCGGGTGTCGTACTTCTATGACTTCCGGGGGCCCTCGGTCACCGTCGACACCGCATGCTCGAGTTCGCTAGTCGCCATGCACCAGGGCGTGCAGGCGCTGCGCAACGGGGAGGCCGACGTCGTCCTCGCCGGCGGGGTGAACGCGCTGATCACGCCGATGGTGACGCTCGGTTTCGACGAGATTGGCGCGGTTCTGGCTCCCGATGGCCGGATCAAGTCGTTCTCGTCGGACGCCGACGGCTATACCCGCTCCGAAGGCGGCGGCATGCTGGTGCTCAAGCGTGTCGACGACGCCCGCCGCGACGGTGACCAGATCCTGGCGGTGATCGCCGGCAGCGCGGTCAACCATGACGGGCGGTCCAACGGTCTGATCGCGCCCAACCAGGACGCACAAGCGGACGTGCTGCGCAGGGCCTACAAGGACGCCGGCATCGATCCGCGCAACGTCGACTACGTCGAGGCGCACGGCACCGGCACCATCCTCGGCGACCCGATCGAGGCCGAGGCGCTGGGCCGCGTCGTCGGCCGGGGACGTCCCGCCGACCGGCCGGCGTTGCTGGGCGCGGTCAAGACCAACGTCGGCCACCTGGAGTCCGCCGCCGGCGCGGCCAGCATGGCCAAGGTGGTTTTGGCGCTGCAGCACAACAAGCTGCCACCGTCGATCAACTTCGCTGGGCCGAGCCCCTACATCGACTTCGACGCGATGCGCCTGAAGGTGGTCGACACCGCCACGGACTGGCCGCGCTACGGCGGCTACGCCCTGGCCGGTGTTTCCAGCTTCGGTTTTGGCGGCGCCAACGCGCACCTAGTGGTGCGCGAGGTCCTACCCCGTGACGTGGTGGAAAAGGAAGCGCGTGAGCCGCAGTCCCAGCCCGCTGCGGCGGCGGACGCCGACGCGGCCGAGACCGTCGCGCTGGAAAGCCACGCGCTGCGGTTCGACGAGTACGGCGAAATCATCACCGACGCACCCGGCATCGAAGAGGCCGAGCCCGAACTGCCGGGCGTGACCGACGAAGCGCTGCGGCTCAAGGAAGCTGCGCTGCAAGAGCTTGCGGCCCAAGAGGCTGAAGAGGGTGTCAAGCCCGCGTTGATTCCGCTGGCGGTGTCGGCGTTTTTGACCTCGCGCAAGAAGGCCGCGGCCGCCGAGCTGGCGGACTGGATGGAGACGCCGGAAGGCCAGGCCGCGTCGCTGGAGTCGATCGGGCGGTCGCTGTCGCGCCGCAACCACGGCCGCTCCCGTGCGGTGGTGCTGGCCCATGATCACGAAGAAGCCATCAAAGGCCTGCGGGCGGTCGCCGAGGGCAAGCAGCGACCGAACGTGTTTAGCGTCGACGGGCCGGTGACCAACGGTCCGGTCTGGGTGCTGGCCGGGTTCGGCGCCCAGCACCGCAAGATGGGCAAGAGCCTCTACCTGCGCAACCCGGTGTTTGCCGAGTGGATCGAGAGGGTAGACGCGCTGGTCCAGGATGAGCTGGGGTACTCGGTGCTGGAACTGATCCTGGACGACTCGCAGGACTACGGCATCGAGACCACCCAGGTCACCATCTTCGCGATCCAGATCGCGCTTGGTGAGCTGCTCAAGCATCACGGTGCCAAGCCCGCCGCGGTGGTCGGTCAGTCGCTGGGCGAGGCCGCGTGCGCCTACTTCGCCGGCGGCCTGTCGCTGCGCGACGCCACCCGCACGATCTGCTCGCGTTCGCACCTGATGGGCGAGGGTGAGGCGATGCTGTTCGGCGAGTACATCCGGTTGATGGCGCTGGTGGAGTACTCCGCCGACGAGATCAAGACGGTGTTCTCCGACTTCCCCGATCTGGAGGTCTGCGTCTACGCCGCGCCGAGCCAGACGGTCATCGGCGGCCCGCCCGAGCAGGTGGATGCGATCATCGCGCGCGCGGAATCCGAGGGCAAGTTCGCCCGTAAGTTCCAGACCAAGGGCGCCAGCCACACCCAGCAGATGGATCCGCTGCTCGGCGAGCTTTCGGCGGAACTGCAGGGCATCAAGCCGATGAGTCCGACGGCCGGGATCTATTCGACCGTGCACGAGGGCACCTATATCAAGCCCGGCAGTGAACCCATTCACGACGTCGACTACTGGAAGAAGGGGCTGCGGCACAGCGTCTACTTCACCCACGGGATCCGCAACGCGGTCGACAGCGGGCACACCACGTTCCTAGAGCTGGCGCCCAACCCGGTCGCGCTGATGCAGGTGGGTCTGACGACGGCCGCCGCCGGCCTCCATGATGCCCAGCTGATCCCGACGTTGGCCCGAAAGCAAGACGAGGTGGAATCGATCACCTCCACCCTGGCGCAGCTCTACGTGCATGGCCACGACCTGGATATCTGGACGCTGTTCAGCCGCGCTTCGGGGCCCGACGATTATGCGAACGTCCCGCCGACCAGGTTCAAGCGCAAAGAGCACTGGCTGCCCGCCCACTTCTCCGGCGACGCATCGGTCATCATGCCGGGTAACCATGTGGCGTTGCCGGATGGTCGTCATGTCTGGGAGTACTCGCCACGGGACGGCAACACGGACCTGGCCGCATTGGTGCGCGCCGCGGCGGTCCAAGTGCTTTCGGACGCCCAACTGACGGCCGCGGAACAGCGCGCGGTGCCCGGCGACGGTGCGCGGTTGGTGACCACCATGACCCGGCATCCCGGCGGCGCCGCCGTCCAGGTGCACGCCCGCATCGACGAATCCTTCACGCTGGTCTACGACGCACTGGTCGCCCGCGCCGGTCAAGACTCGGTCTTGCCGGCGGCCGTCGGTGCGGGCATGGCGGTGGTGGCCCCCGCTGAGGGGACCGGCGCGCCGGAGGCCCCCGCCGAAGCGCCGGACGCCGAAACGCTGTCGGACAGCCTGACCAACCGCTACCTGCCCTCTGACGTGGGCAGGTGGTCGCCGGACTCGGGGGAAACCATCGCGGACCGACTGGGTCTGATCGTCGGTTCCGCCATGGGCTACGAGCCCGAGGACCTGCCTTGGGAAGTGCCGCTGATCGAGCTGGGTCTGGACTCACTGATGGCGGTGCGGATCAAAAACCGTGTCGAATACGACTTCGATCTACCGCCCATTCAGCTGACCGCAGTCCGCGACGCGAACCTGTACAACGTCGAAAAGCTGATCGAGTACGCGGTCGAGCATCGCGACGAAGTCGAACAGCTACACGAGCACCAGAAGACGCAGACGGCCGAGGAAATCGCTCGGGCGCAGGCGGAGCTGATGCACGGCACGGCCGGCTCTCACACGCCAGCGGCGCCGGAGGAGCCTGCCCCGACCCCACCCCCGTCGTCACCGGCCTCGGACGCGCCCATTCCGCCGCCGCCAACGGACCCGTCCGGCCCGGCGGGCAACGGGCAACCGAACCTCGCCGGGGTGGCCGAGGCGCTCAGCCAGGAAACCGTTGCCAAGGCACTGAACTCCGACGTGCCCCCGCGTGATGCGGCCGAGCGGGTCACCTTCGCGACCTGGGCGATCGTGACCGGCAAGTCCCCGGGCGGCATCTTCAATCCGCTGCCCAAACTGGACGCCGACCAAGCCGCCAAGATGGCTCAGCGGCTCTCCGAGCGCGCCGAAGGACCGATCAGCGCCGAGGACGTGCTGACGTCGCAAAACATCGAGGCGCTGGCCGAGAAGGTGCGCGGCTACCTCGAGGCGGGCACAATCGATGGGTTCGTGCGCACCCTGCGGGCACGGCCGGAGGGCAGCACGAAGCCACCGGTATTCGTGTTCCATCCGGCCGGCGGATCGACGGTGGTGTACGAACCGCTGCTCAACCGGCTACCGGCGGATACACCGATGTACGGATTCGAACGGGTCGAGGGGTCGATCGAAGAACGTGCGGAGGCCTATGTGCCGAAGCTGATCGAGATGCAGGGCGACGGCCCCTACATCCTGGTCGGCTGGTCGTTGGGTGGCGTGCTGGCCTATGCCTGCGCAATCGGGCTCAAACGGGCGGGCAAAGACGTCCGGTTCGTGGGTCTGATCGACGCGGTGCGTGCCGGTGAGGAGATCCCGCAAACCAAGGAGGAGATCCGCAAGCGTTGGGACCGCTACGCCCGCTTCGCCGAGAAGACTTTTAACGTCACCGTCCCGGAGATCCCGTACGAGCAGCTTGAAGAGCTCGACGACGAGGGCCAGGTCCGGTTTGTGCTGGATGCGGTCAGCCAAAGTGGTGTGCAGATCCCGGCCGGGATCATCGAACACCAGCGGACGTCGTACCTGGACAACCGGGCGATCGACACCGCACAGATCCAGCCATTCGACGGGCATGTCACCCTCTACATGGCCGATCGTTACCATGACGACGCGATCATGTTCGAGCCGCGCTATGCCGTTCGCCAGCCCGACGGTGGCTGGGGCGAGTACGTCTCCGACCTCGAGGTCGTGCCGATCGGTGGCGAACACATCCAGGCCATCGACGAGCCGATCATCGCCAAAGTGGGCGAACACATGAGTCGCGCGCTGGACGCCATCCAGGCTGAACCGACGAGTGAGGTAGGCAAGTAG
- the fadD32 gene encoding long-chain-fatty-acid--AMP ligase FadD32, protein MAYHNPFIVNGKIRFPDNTNLVRHVEKWARVRGDKLAYRFLDFSTERDGVERDILWSDFSARNRAVGARLQQVTKPGDRIAILCPQNLDYLISFFGALYSGRIAVPLFDPAEPGHVGRLHAVLDDCTPSTILTTSDSAEGVRKFIRSRSAKERPRVIAVDAVPTEVASTWEEPEASEDSTAYLQYTSGSTRVPSGVQITHLSLPTNVLQVLNALEGQEGDRGCMWLPFFHDMGLITALLSPVLGHSFTFMTPAAFVRRPGRWIRELARKPGETGGVFSAAPNFAFEHAAVRGLPRDDEPPLDLSNVKGILNGSEPVSPASMRKFYEAFAPYGLKETAIKPSYGLAEATLFVSTTPMDETPTVIHVDRDELNKQRFVEVSADAPNAVAQVSAGKIGVDEWAVIVDNETASELPDGQIGEIWLHGNNLGIGYWGKEDETTETFKNILKSRIAESHAEGAPDDGMWVRTGDYGTYFKGHLYIAGRIKDLVIIDGRNHYPQDLEYTAQEATKALRVGYVAAFSVPANQLPKNVFDDPHTGLKFDEEDTSEQLVIVGERAAGAHKLEYQPIADDIRAAVAVGHGVTVRDVLLVQAGTIPRTSSGKIGRRACRAAYLDGSLRSGVGSPTVFATDS, encoded by the coding sequence ATGGCATACCACAACCCGTTCATCGTGAATGGAAAGATCCGGTTCCCGGACAACACCAACCTGGTGCGTCACGTCGAAAAATGGGCGAGGGTTCGTGGCGACAAGCTGGCCTACCGGTTCTTGGACTTCTCCACCGAACGGGACGGCGTCGAACGCGACATTCTGTGGTCCGACTTCAGCGCCCGCAATCGCGCCGTGGGCGCCCGCCTGCAGCAGGTCACCAAGCCGGGTGACCGCATTGCCATCCTGTGCCCCCAGAACCTGGACTACCTCATCTCCTTCTTCGGCGCGCTGTACTCCGGCCGGATCGCGGTGCCGTTGTTCGACCCGGCCGAGCCGGGCCATGTCGGCCGGCTGCACGCCGTGCTTGACGACTGCACCCCGTCGACCATCTTGACCACCAGTGACTCCGCCGAGGGTGTGCGCAAGTTCATTCGCAGCCGTTCGGCCAAGGAACGGCCCCGCGTCATCGCGGTTGACGCGGTGCCCACCGAGGTCGCCTCCACCTGGGAGGAGCCGGAGGCCAGCGAGGACAGCACCGCCTACTTGCAGTACACGTCCGGCTCGACCCGCGTCCCCAGCGGCGTGCAGATCACGCATCTGAGCTTGCCCACCAACGTGCTGCAGGTGTTGAACGCGCTGGAAGGCCAAGAAGGCGACCGCGGCTGCATGTGGCTGCCGTTCTTCCACGACATGGGCCTGATCACGGCACTGCTGTCGCCGGTGCTCGGACACAGCTTCACCTTCATGACGCCGGCCGCGTTCGTGCGCCGGCCCGGTCGCTGGATCCGCGAACTCGCGCGCAAGCCCGGCGAGACGGGCGGTGTTTTCTCCGCCGCACCGAACTTTGCGTTCGAGCACGCCGCGGTGCGCGGCCTGCCTCGCGACGACGAGCCACCACTGGACCTGAGCAACGTCAAGGGGATCCTCAACGGCAGCGAGCCGGTGAGCCCGGCGTCGATGCGCAAGTTTTACGAGGCTTTCGCGCCCTATGGCCTGAAGGAGACCGCCATCAAGCCGTCCTACGGCCTGGCCGAGGCGACGCTGTTCGTCTCGACCACCCCGATGGACGAGACACCGACGGTCATCCACGTGGACCGCGACGAGCTGAACAAGCAACGCTTCGTCGAGGTGTCGGCCGACGCACCGAACGCCGTCGCCCAGGTCTCCGCCGGCAAGATCGGCGTTGACGAATGGGCGGTGATCGTCGACAACGAGACCGCCAGCGAGCTGCCGGACGGTCAGATCGGCGAGATCTGGCTGCACGGCAACAACTTGGGCATCGGCTACTGGGGCAAGGAAGACGAAACCACCGAGACGTTCAAGAACATCCTCAAGTCGCGCATCGCCGAGTCACACGCCGAGGGAGCGCCGGACGATGGCATGTGGGTGCGCACCGGCGACTACGGCACCTACTTCAAGGGGCACCTCTATATTGCGGGTCGGATCAAGGACCTGGTCATCATCGACGGCCGCAACCACTACCCGCAGGACCTCGAGTACACGGCGCAGGAGGCGACCAAGGCGTTGCGGGTGGGCTACGTGGCCGCCTTCTCGGTGCCGGCCAACCAGCTGCCCAAGAACGTGTTCGACGACCCGCACACCGGTCTGAAGTTCGACGAGGAGGACACGTCCGAACAGCTGGTGATCGTCGGGGAGCGCGCCGCCGGTGCGCACAAGCTGGAATATCAACCGATCGCCGACGACATCCGGGCCGCGGTTGCCGTCGGGCACGGGGTCACCGTGCGTGACGTGCTGCTGGTGCAGGCCGGAACCATTCCCCGGACCTCCAGTGGAAAGATCGGCCGCCGCGCCTGCCGCGCCGCCTACCTCGATGGCAGCCTGCGCAGCGGCGTGGGTTCCCCAACGGTCTTCGCCACCGACTCCTAA
- the ag85A gene encoding diacylglycerol acyltransferase/mycolyltransferase Ag85A: MKLVDRFRGALTGMPRRLMVGAVGAALLSGLVGVLDVTGGSATASAFSRPGLPVEYLQVPSAAMGRDIKVQFQSGGANSPALYLLDGMRAQDDFNGWDINTPAFEWYYQSGLSVVMPVGGQSSFYSDWYNPACGKAGCTTYKWETFLTSELPQYLSANKSVKPTGSAAVGLSMAGSSALILAAYHPNQFVYAGSLSALLDPSQAMGPSLIGLAMGDAGGYKASDMWGPKDDPAWARNDPTLQVGKLVANNTRIWVYCGNGKPSDLGGDNLPAKFLEGFVRTSNLKFQTAYNAAGGHNAVWNFDDNGTHSWEYWGAQLNAMKPDLQRTLGATPNTGSTQGA, encoded by the coding sequence ATGAAGCTTGTTGACAGGTTTCGTGGCGCCTTGACGGGTATGCCGCGCCGACTCATGGTGGGAGCCGTTGGTGCGGCCCTGCTGTCGGGTCTGGTCGGTGTCCTGGACGTCACTGGCGGCTCGGCGACCGCGAGTGCGTTCTCGCGGCCGGGACTGCCGGTGGAGTACCTGCAGGTGCCGTCGGCGGCGATGGGCCGCGACATCAAGGTCCAGTTCCAAAGCGGCGGGGCCAACTCGCCGGCGCTGTACCTGCTCGACGGTATGCGCGCCCAGGACGACTTCAATGGCTGGGACATCAACACCCCGGCGTTCGAGTGGTACTACCAGTCCGGCCTTTCGGTGGTCATGCCGGTCGGTGGGCAGTCGAGCTTCTACTCCGACTGGTACAACCCGGCCTGCGGTAAGGCGGGCTGCACCACCTACAAGTGGGAGACCTTCCTGACGAGCGAGTTGCCGCAGTACCTGTCGGCCAACAAGAGCGTCAAGCCCACCGGTAGCGCCGCAGTCGGTCTGTCGATGGCCGGATCGTCGGCGTTGATCCTGGCGGCTTACCACCCCAACCAGTTCGTCTACGCCGGCTCGCTGTCGGCGCTGCTGGACCCGTCGCAGGCGATGGGCCCGTCGCTGATCGGCTTGGCCATGGGCGACGCGGGCGGCTACAAGGCCTCCGACATGTGGGGACCCAAGGATGACCCGGCGTGGGCGCGCAACGACCCGACGCTGCAGGTCGGCAAGCTGGTCGCCAACAACACCCGTATCTGGGTGTACTGCGGTAACGGCAAGCCGTCCGACCTGGGTGGCGACAACCTGCCGGCGAAGTTCCTAGAGGGCTTCGTGCGGACCAGCAACTTGAAGTTCCAGACCGCCTACAACGCCGCTGGTGGTCACAACGCGGTGTGGAATTTCGACGACAACGGTACCCACAGCTGGGAGTACTGGGGCGCGCAGCTCAACGCTATGAAGCCTGACCTGCAGCGCACCCTGGGTGCTACGCCGAACACCGGCTCCACCCAGGGCGCCTAG
- the culp6 gene encoding carboxylesterase Culp6 yields MASNSRRRRRHRILAWTAAGAMAAVVALVIVAGVILLRHSDSPPSAVPPGILPSGPTTSHPRKPRPAFQDASCPDVQLIAVPGTWESSPQDDPLNPVQFPKALLLKVTGPIAQQFPESRVQTFTVPYTAQFHNPLSADGQMSYNDSRAEGTRAMVQAMTDMNNKCPLTSYVVVGFSQGAVIAGDVASDIGNGRGPVDDDLVLGVTLIADGRRQPGVGNDIPPSPPGEGAEITLHEVPVLSGLGLTMTGPRPGGFGALDARTNEICAEGDLICAAPKEAFSPANLPTTLNTLAGGAGQPVHAMYATPDFWSSDGEPATDWTLNWVRGLIDKAPHPKHG; encoded by the coding sequence ATGGCCTCGAATTCCCGGCGCAGACGGCGCCACCGAATCCTTGCCTGGACGGCGGCCGGCGCGATGGCGGCCGTCGTGGCTTTGGTCATCGTGGCCGGGGTGATTCTGTTGCGCCACTCCGATAGCCCGCCCAGCGCGGTGCCGCCCGGCATTCTGCCTTCGGGTCCCACCACGTCACATCCACGCAAGCCGCGACCGGCCTTCCAGGACGCGTCGTGCCCGGACGTGCAGTTGATTGCCGTTCCCGGCACCTGGGAATCGTCACCGCAGGACGACCCGCTGAACCCGGTGCAGTTTCCGAAGGCGTTGCTGCTCAAAGTGACCGGCCCCATCGCCCAGCAGTTCCCCGAATCGCGGGTGCAGACGTTCACGGTGCCCTACACCGCGCAGTTTCATAATCCGCTGAGCGCCGACGGTCAGATGTCCTACAACGACAGCCGCGCGGAAGGCACCCGCGCGATGGTCCAGGCGATGACGGACATGAACAACAAGTGCCCGTTGACGAGCTACGTCGTGGTCGGGTTCTCGCAGGGGGCGGTGATCGCCGGAGATGTGGCGAGCGACATCGGCAATGGGCGTGGGCCCGTCGACGACGACCTGGTGCTGGGCGTGACGTTGATTGCCGATGGTCGCCGCCAGCCGGGAGTGGGCAACGACATCCCGCCCAGCCCACCGGGAGAGGGCGCCGAGATCACCCTGCATGAGGTACCGGTGCTCTCCGGGCTGGGCTTGACGATGACGGGCCCGCGACCGGGCGGGTTCGGTGCGCTCGATGCCCGGACCAACGAGATCTGCGCCGAGGGCGACTTGATCTGCGCGGCCCCGAAAGAGGCGTTCAGCCCCGCCAACCTGCCGACCACGCTGAACACCCTGGCCGGCGGCGCCGGCCAGCCCGTCCATGCGATGTATGCCACGCCGGATTTCTGGAGTTCGGACGGGGAACCGGCGACCGATTGGACCCTGAACTGGGTCCGCGGCCTCATTGATAAGGCGCCGCACCCCAAGCATGGATGA
- a CDS encoding esterase family protein, with translation MRGLSVLLRLLCIAVLSIASGGVTVAAGSLGKANAAPYETLMVPSGAMGRDIPVAFLGGGPHAVYLLDAFDAAPEVSNWVTAGNAMGTLAGKGISVVAPAGGAYSMYTDWEQDGSKQWDTFLSRELPDWLAANKGLAPGGHGAVGAAQGGYAAMALAAFHPDRFGFAGSLSGFLYPSSTSSNGAILAGLQQFGGVDGNGMWGAPQLGRWKWHDPWVHAALLAQNNTRVWVWSPTNTGASNPAAMIGQAGEAMGSSRSFYQQYRNVGGHNGHFDFPGGGDNGWGSWSAQLGAMSGDIVGAIR, from the coding sequence ATGAGGGGTCTGTCGGTGCTGCTACGGCTGCTCTGCATTGCCGTGCTGTCAATCGCGTCGGGTGGTGTCACGGTAGCGGCGGGGTCCCTCGGTAAGGCCAACGCGGCCCCGTACGAGACGCTGATGGTGCCGTCGGGCGCCATGGGCCGTGACATCCCGGTGGCCTTCCTGGGCGGCGGGCCGCACGCCGTGTATCTGCTGGATGCTTTCGACGCTGCCCCCGAGGTCAGCAACTGGGTGACCGCGGGCAATGCGATGGGCACCCTGGCCGGTAAGGGAATTTCGGTGGTGGCGCCGGCCGGTGGCGCCTACAGCATGTACACCGACTGGGAGCAGGACGGCAGCAAGCAGTGGGACACCTTCCTGTCCCGCGAGCTACCCGACTGGCTGGCGGCCAACAAGGGCTTGGCACCGGGTGGCCATGGTGCGGTAGGTGCGGCGCAGGGCGGCTATGCCGCGATGGCGCTGGCCGCCTTCCACCCCGACCGGTTCGGTTTCGCCGGTTCGCTCTCGGGCTTCCTGTATCCGTCGAGTACCTCGTCGAACGGGGCGATCCTGGCCGGCCTGCAGCAATTCGGTGGCGTGGACGGCAACGGAATGTGGGGCGCCCCACAGTTGGGCCGGTGGAAGTGGCACGACCCGTGGGTGCATGCGGCCTTGCTGGCGCAGAACAACACCCGAGTGTGGGTTTGGAGTCCGACCAACACCGGGGCCAGCAATCCGGCCGCGATGATCGGTCAGGCCGGCGAGGCGATGGGCAGCAGCCGGTCGTTCTACCAGCAATATCGCAACGTCGGTGGGCACAATGGCCACTTTGATTTTCCCGGTGGCGGTGACAACGGATGGGGTTCGTGGTCGGCGCAACTGGGCGCGATGTCGGGCGATATCGTCGGCGCCATTCGGTAA